The Halomonas sp. KG2 genome segment TAGCGAGTACGCCATTGAACGACATTGATTTAATTTACTTCGACTCTGACGATGTAGGCGATTCTCGTGATCGTGAGATTGAGCGAAGGTTAATGGGCGTTTCAACCTTACCCTGGTCAGTAAAGAACCAAGCAAGAATGCACGCGCGCAATGGCGATTATCCGTATACGTCAACCGAAGATGCCATGAGTTTCTGGGTAGAAGTAGAAACTGCTGTAGGCGCTGCGTTGGATGATCGCGGAGAGCTAATAATTATGGCTCCTTTTGGCGTTAAGCCACTGTTTAACTATACCATTACATTAAATCCAAAACGGCCAAAGCGAACAGACTTTGACGCTCGGGTATACAATAAGCGGTGGCTTCAAACGTGGCCAAAGTTGCTAGTCAATGCTTAATGGTAGCCGTCGGCAGTGGCCTACAAACCTAACCCGGCACTGCTGCGCACTGCTTTTGCGGGTGCGCTTCGCTTACCACGCACTACAACACCAGCTAATTTAATGAGTGTTGAACTGTGCGCGGTGTAACGCATGGCGAGGGGTGGTGGCTTTATTGTTAACTGCTGGTAAATAGCAGGCTTAGATTTTAAGGACGTCCTCAAATGAACATTGGCATCTATATCTATGACCAAGCAGAAGTACTCGACTTCTCGGGTCCCTTTGAAGTTTTTACCACGGCCAGT includes the following:
- a CDS encoding nucleotidyltransferase family protein; the encoded protein is MDHEALIKQWIMSDPDRMAALTTAAAQKLPGWCLAAGFVRNLVWDKLHGFVASTPLNDIDLIYFDSDDVGDSRDREIERRLMGVSTLPWSVKNQARMHARNGDYPYTSTEDAMSFWVEVETAVGAALDDRGELIIMAPFGVKPLFNYTITLNPKRPKRTDFDARVYNKRWLQTWPKLLVNA